One genomic segment of Catalinimonas alkaloidigena includes these proteins:
- a CDS encoding outer membrane beta-barrel protein gives MTKQLKTIGYVLILILFMSNEASSQILFGPKLGYQTNWARYAKLFEGADYTSGMAYSPQFGALYSFKLSDQLSFYSELYYAQRGKKEKTNELITLKRIHDASYHFLEMPLMLRLTFPLRKEPKSPRIYVNAGPHIAYWLGGKGNLTSLETYGSTDLVKTEYQIQFLAPNSQENILYAEDANRLQFGLSAGTGIEVPVNRRGDIFQFDLRYTWGSTFMGSNLDLPIGTTDVDENYSFGHSQLSVSVAYAMYLDIWGMRRGKSIKRR, from the coding sequence ATGACTAAGCAATTAAAAACAATCGGTTATGTACTGATTCTTATCTTATTTATGAGCAATGAGGCCAGTTCTCAAATACTTTTTGGCCCAAAGCTCGGATATCAGACGAACTGGGCTCGTTATGCAAAACTCTTTGAAGGAGCAGATTATACCAGCGGCATGGCCTACTCTCCACAATTTGGTGCTCTGTATAGCTTTAAGTTGAGTGATCAGCTTTCTTTTTATAGTGAGTTATACTATGCGCAAAGAGGGAAAAAAGAGAAAACCAATGAATTAATTACATTAAAAAGGATACACGATGCCAGCTATCATTTTCTGGAAATGCCGCTGATGCTAAGATTGACCTTTCCCCTTAGAAAAGAGCCTAAGTCTCCCAGAATATATGTGAATGCAGGTCCACACATCGCGTATTGGTTAGGAGGTAAAGGTAATTTGACGAGTCTTGAAACTTATGGCTCAACTGATTTGGTAAAAACTGAATACCAAATACAGTTCTTAGCGCCAAATAGCCAGGAAAATATATTGTATGCAGAAGATGCTAATCGATTACAGTTCGGCTTAAGTGCAGGTACAGGTATTGAAGTTCCTGTAAACAGGAGAGGAGATATCTTTCAGTTTGACCTCCGTTATACCTGGGGAAGCACTTTTATGGGTAGCAATCTAGACTTGCCTATCGGAACCACTGATGTTGATGAAAACTATAGCTTCGGGCATTCACAATTAAGTGTTTCTGTTGCGTATGCCATGTACCTTGATATCTGGGGAATGCGACGTGGAAAGAGTATCAAAAGAAGGTGA
- a CDS encoding sugar phosphate isomerase/epimerase family protein: MAYLSRRSFLSSMLSVVPLHFAATKKPFRQENIMDKVGLHLGCIVDELIKRPQETLAFIHTAGIRHLELSDPALLKQLHPILIGMGFQLHATHFPSPYLTGNWQPFTAFGSAKPSNIKDFKELVNEAVKYEIPYLVFPNIFPQDRGDLEWYKNFASQLNEGGEICKNMGVQLCYHNHSFEFQPTENTSPIEVMLNVLNPELVQLELDIFWCGIADINIEDFISKYDNYISLLHLGDISDDTAQIYRAVSLPQKTFKAIGEGKINFDSILKVEALSDVPYYFLNLQQSDDIFKDISNSIDYLERL; encoded by the coding sequence ATGGCATATCTTTCCAGAAGAAGCTTTTTATCCAGTATGCTATCCGTGGTACCTCTTCATTTTGCGGCCACAAAAAAGCCTTTCAGGCAGGAAAATATTATGGACAAAGTAGGACTCCATTTGGGTTGCATAGTAGATGAACTAATAAAACGACCTCAGGAAACCTTGGCGTTTATCCACACAGCAGGTATTAGGCATTTGGAACTTTCCGACCCTGCATTACTCAAACAACTGCACCCCATATTGATAGGCATGGGCTTTCAGCTACATGCAACTCACTTTCCAAGCCCTTATTTAACCGGCAATTGGCAGCCATTCACAGCTTTTGGTAGTGCTAAACCCTCAAACATTAAAGATTTTAAAGAATTAGTTAATGAAGCCGTTAAATATGAAATTCCCTACCTGGTGTTTCCCAATATCTTTCCTCAGGACAGAGGTGATCTGGAATGGTATAAAAATTTTGCAAGTCAACTGAATGAAGGGGGGGAAATATGTAAAAACATGGGCGTTCAACTCTGTTATCATAACCATTCATTTGAATTTCAGCCTACTGAAAATACATCCCCTATTGAAGTAATGCTGAATGTACTCAATCCGGAGCTGGTGCAGCTAGAACTTGATATTTTTTGGTGTGGTATAGCAGATATTAATATTGAAGATTTTATCTCCAAGTATGATAATTACATTTCATTACTTCATCTAGGAGATATAAGCGATGATACTGCCCAAATTTATCGCGCAGTTAGCTTGCCCCAAAAAACTTTTAAAGCGATAGGAGAGGGTAAGATCAATTTTGATTCAATCCTAAAAGTTGAAGCCTTGAGCGATGTTCCGTATTACTTTTTGAATTTACAGCAGTCAGATGATATTTTTAAGGATATCAGCAACAGTATTGATTATCTGGAAAGATTGTAA
- a CDS encoding PorP/SprF family type IX secretion system membrane protein: MRIAIIIFLVFLTHCVFAQTPPLSHYPLSPSLFNPAYIGQKGKAEIVLNHKQQWVGINNAPSISNFQLSLPVIKPISIGIRAQRFTRGAINTNNVNALFSYHVPFGINTGLTFGLAGGIQKSGIEKNSTFNLSDPAVVAYSDTPILPDLKFGLSYRYQQLNLGVSFTEMLKSDIYGSTLAENKDVKFYENYIVNLDYKFKFPASKLIVQPFMLYTASPISRSYFEAGSLLRLQDLIYIGGSFREDYGISILTGFENEKFSFGYAYELASNLVNSIGQGSHELQVSYRFGKALPIKKEKKKKEEPQIEKESEQAAPTEEDNTLAEAIPTNEEDVTTNEDEFYLLENTTAHTVYHRGKAGNELPIGFYVIAGAYHSKESADNRTVQLSRQNLFAANAYNSESKLYLVFVYRTEFLEKAKTARDSFIKKASLKDAWLLEIREKD, from the coding sequence ATGAGAATAGCTATCATAATCTTTTTAGTCTTTTTGACTCATTGCGTCTTTGCCCAAACCCCACCCTTAAGCCATTATCCACTTAGCCCTTCGTTATTTAACCCTGCATATATAGGGCAGAAAGGCAAAGCAGAAATAGTACTCAATCATAAACAGCAGTGGGTAGGAATCAACAATGCTCCTTCAATCTCTAATTTCCAGTTAAGCTTACCAGTAATAAAGCCCATTAGCATAGGAATACGTGCTCAACGATTCACTCGTGGCGCAATTAACACTAATAATGTCAATGCACTATTCTCTTATCACGTTCCTTTTGGGATCAATACCGGCCTCACATTTGGATTGGCCGGCGGTATACAAAAGAGCGGAATTGAAAAAAACAGCACTTTCAATCTCTCAGATCCGGCAGTAGTGGCCTATTCTGATACGCCCATACTTCCCGATTTAAAGTTCGGGCTAAGTTATCGTTACCAACAGTTAAATTTAGGTGTTTCATTTACTGAAATGCTAAAATCTGATATTTACGGATCTACATTAGCAGAAAACAAGGATGTAAAATTTTATGAAAATTACATTGTAAATTTAGATTACAAATTTAAGTTTCCTGCCTCAAAATTAATTGTGCAACCCTTTATGCTGTATACGGCAAGCCCAATTAGTAGATCCTATTTTGAAGCAGGGAGCCTGCTACGTTTACAAGACCTGATTTATATCGGTGGTTCATTTCGTGAGGACTACGGGATAAGCATACTTACCGGCTTTGAAAATGAAAAATTTAGCTTTGGGTATGCCTATGAACTTGCTTCAAACCTCGTAAATAGCATAGGTCAAGGTTCACATGAACTCCAAGTGAGCTATCGCTTTGGTAAGGCTCTCCCCATTAAAAAAGAGAAAAAGAAAAAAGAAGAACCTCAGATTGAGAAAGAATCCGAGCAAGCAGCCCCAACAGAAGAGGATAATACCCTGGCAGAGGCTATACCCACGAATGAAGAGGATGTAACAACAAACGAAGATGAGTTTTATTTATTAGAGAATACTACGGCCCACACGGTTTACCACAGGGGTAAAGCTGGCAATGAGTTGCCGATTGGCTTTTACGTGATTGCCGGAGCTTATCATTCAAAGGAAAGTGCTGACAACCGAACTGTTCAATTGAGCAGGCAGAACCTGTTTGCTGCCAATGCCTACAATTCAGAAAGCAAGCTCTACCTTGTTTTTGTGTATCGTACTGAATTTTTGGAAAAAGCTAAAACCGCCAGGGATAGTTTCATAAAAAAGGCATCTTTAAAAGACGCCTGGTTGCTTGAGATCAGAGAAAAAGATTAA
- a CDS encoding FG-GAP-like repeat-containing protein, with translation MARFYRLFLLFFITATYCNAQVQLTNFYPHAANYYDTLFIVGSGFGNDANQLKVHLGAGKAQISSVSDQLIKVVVPNTATFGSVVVTDLLNQLSLSFPVPFSPTYQSSSFDNSNLSLNNKIINEEAGLYDLCSCDFDLDGDIDIATVNNDESAKITSVDVFTNTTATPDNVSFVNVTGSNFNINAPARNVKCSDLDGDGMAELIVSQGGTVAENIYVFQNLSSPSSIRFSSPIVLSTNFEGLTNGTRRIEIHDLDGDHKPEIVVSNQTAKVLIVFKNESSGGIIKFPTDKRHFINVPTNTLGLVINDIDGDNKADIIASNNLGSNFYVIKNKSTPGIFTFAPPLTINISGQLVNLASGDIDKDGKQDIVLTDFDDGAIILLLNQSTSSEITFATPIRMNAAFQPWGITLADISGNQQTDIIVSTQASTDKVLILKNNSLPGDPNFELIHAGYPAAYRNINVADVNNDAKPDILVTEKDAFGNHTIDYIQNTSCQEVIIFPENPPAICEASPLTLHTYQNTNLSYQWKKDGSPITGETNTSLVVSQAGTYTLEVTDIYSTCITSSDDIVITEDSGEKPEVPDITAPAQVCEGDDIVMSVAFEPDLTYRWSGPNGFKSTEVNPVIPNAGIQHAGEYLLEVRKGLCNSSRKSVIINIIEQQTLSVSVNGSLNLCPQDSVTLLLDDAGLTNIQWFKNDEPVSGATTGSIKISESGNFYASAKNSNGCTAITDIFVIEKNILDATFDIDATSICVGDTLTLNSNNSSHNSSEYTYQWEFGNGTLTTGTTTQYVYNSAGTYLITHTVILGDGICSNQLTKSITVLPSPSFQINTSSEIICENDTVSLNITGETGSLVWEDGSTQTTRLITEEGTYSVTLINESGCSTTKSILIHQGSSPEVSIEILGSDHITRGDSIQISASGAEAYFWFAADGLRDSTIANPFVKPTHTTTYTLQGTSEDGCSTLSEVTIYVEIDQITLDALDIFSPNGDGIEDRWVVNNFDQYPECYFIVFDIQGREVYRSGLPYQNDWEGQNSQGSPLPEGVYYYVVRCDGKNNKGSGSVTILR, from the coding sequence ATGGCGCGATTTTACAGATTATTTTTACTCTTCTTTATTACTGCAACATATTGCAATGCGCAGGTTCAACTGACCAACTTTTATCCTCATGCTGCCAACTATTATGATACGCTCTTCATCGTTGGTAGTGGATTTGGTAATGACGCTAATCAACTGAAGGTTCACCTTGGAGCTGGTAAAGCTCAGATTTCAAGTGTCAGTGATCAGCTAATAAAAGTAGTTGTGCCCAATACTGCTACATTTGGGAGTGTAGTGGTTACCGACTTGTTAAACCAGCTTAGCTTATCATTTCCTGTACCGTTTTCGCCTACTTATCAATCCTCAAGCTTTGACAATTCCAACCTTAGCCTGAATAACAAAATTATCAACGAAGAAGCCGGCCTTTATGATCTCTGTAGTTGTGACTTTGATCTGGATGGAGACATTGATATTGCGACTGTAAATAATGATGAGTCTGCTAAAATTACTTCAGTAGATGTATTTACCAATACAACAGCTACTCCCGATAATGTCAGCTTTGTTAATGTTACTGGCTCAAATTTTAATATCAATGCACCCGCAAGAAATGTAAAATGCAGTGATCTTGATGGCGATGGTATGGCGGAGTTGATTGTGAGTCAGGGTGGTACTGTAGCAGAAAATATTTATGTATTCCAGAATTTAAGTTCGCCTTCCTCTATCAGATTTTCTTCCCCAATTGTGCTAAGCACTAACTTTGAAGGACTTACCAATGGCACTAGAAGAATTGAGATACATGATCTGGATGGGGACCATAAGCCTGAAATAGTAGTAAGCAATCAAACAGCCAAGGTATTAATCGTTTTTAAAAATGAAAGCAGCGGTGGGATCATCAAATTTCCAACTGACAAAAGACATTTTATCAACGTGCCTACAAACACACTCGGTTTGGTTATCAATGATATTGATGGTGACAATAAAGCGGATATAATTGCTTCTAATAATCTGGGAAGCAATTTCTACGTCATAAAAAACAAGAGTACGCCAGGCATATTTACATTCGCACCTCCGCTAACCATAAATATTAGTGGGCAATTGGTCAACTTAGCATCAGGAGATATAGACAAGGACGGTAAACAAGATATTGTACTCACTGATTTTGATGATGGTGCTATTATTTTACTATTGAATCAAAGCACTTCGTCGGAGATCACTTTCGCTACACCAATACGCATGAATGCCGCGTTTCAACCCTGGGGTATCACACTTGCCGACATAAGCGGTAATCAGCAAACTGATATCATTGTTTCTACGCAAGCCTCTACTGACAAAGTGCTCATCTTAAAAAATAATTCTCTCCCCGGTGACCCGAATTTTGAATTGATCCATGCAGGCTACCCTGCCGCCTACAGAAATATCAATGTTGCAGATGTGAATAATGATGCCAAACCTGATATACTTGTCACAGAAAAAGATGCTTTTGGAAATCATACCATTGACTATATCCAAAACACCAGTTGTCAGGAAGTAATCATATTTCCTGAAAATCCTCCGGCAATATGTGAAGCGAGTCCTTTAACTTTACACACCTATCAAAATACTAACCTGAGCTATCAATGGAAGAAAGATGGGTCACCCATTACTGGAGAAACCAATACATCATTAGTTGTCAGTCAGGCGGGAACTTATACATTGGAAGTCACAGATATTTATAGTACCTGTATCACAAGTTCTGATGACATTGTGATTACTGAAGATAGTGGTGAAAAACCAGAGGTACCTGACATCACAGCACCTGCACAGGTCTGTGAAGGTGATGATATAGTAATGTCTGTCGCATTTGAACCTGACCTTACTTATCGCTGGAGTGGACCTAATGGTTTTAAGTCTACTGAAGTGAATCCCGTAATCCCTAATGCAGGAATACAGCATGCCGGTGAATATCTCTTGGAAGTAAGAAAGGGCCTCTGTAATAGTAGCCGGAAGTCAGTAATAATCAATATCATAGAACAGCAAACATTGAGTGTTTCTGTAAATGGTTCGTTAAATTTATGTCCCCAGGATTCAGTAACATTGCTACTTGATGATGCAGGTCTAACCAATATTCAATGGTTCAAAAATGATGAGCCAGTAAGTGGAGCTACGACAGGTTCAATCAAAATATCTGAAAGTGGAAATTTTTATGCGAGTGCAAAAAACTCAAACGGCTGCACTGCCATTACAGACATATTTGTGATTGAGAAAAATATACTTGATGCAACATTTGACATTGATGCCACTTCTATTTGTGTAGGTGATACCCTTACGCTTAACAGCAATAATTCTAGTCATAATAGTTCTGAATATACCTATCAGTGGGAATTTGGAAACGGAACTCTTACAACGGGAACAACTACTCAATACGTTTACAACTCAGCAGGTACTTATTTAATTACACATACAGTGATTTTAGGAGATGGTATTTGTTCTAACCAACTGACAAAAAGCATTACTGTGCTACCCTCTCCCTCTTTTCAAATAAATACTTCTTCTGAAATAATATGCGAAAATGATACGGTCAGCTTAAATATTACAGGAGAAACCGGTTCTCTCGTGTGGGAAGATGGCAGTACGCAAACCACAAGACTCATCACCGAGGAAGGTACATATAGCGTGACCCTAATCAATGAAAGTGGGTGTAGTACGACCAAATCAATCCTCATACATCAAGGTTCATCGCCTGAAGTAAGCATTGAAATACTAGGCAGCGATCATATTACAAGAGGCGATTCCATACAAATTTCAGCTAGTGGTGCTGAAGCGTATTTCTGGTTTGCTGCCGATGGGCTAAGAGATAGCACAATAGCCAACCCTTTTGTAAAACCAACGCATACTACCACCTATACATTGCAGGGAACCTCTGAAGATGGCTGCAGCACACTCAGTGAGGTAACGATATATGTAGAGATAGATCAAATAACCCTGGATGCACTGGACATATTTTCACCAAACGGCGACGGTATAGAAGACCGTTGGGTAGTAAACAATTTTGATCAATATCCTGAGTGTTATTTCATAGTATTTGATATTCAGGGTAGAGAGGTTTACAGATCAGGTTTACCTTACCAGAACGACTGGGAAGGCCAAAACTCACAGGGCAGCCCCCTCCCTGAGGGCGTATACTATTACGTGGTGAGGTGTGATGGAAAAAATAACAAAGGTAGCGGTAGTGTAACAATACTTCGCTAA
- a CDS encoding polyphosphate kinase 2 family protein, giving the protein MFDINNLIAHPHNQIKLSDYSTQYVGTFTDKSDSGPVRKQNLERLTQLQDMLYAFDKHAVLLIFQAMDAAGKDGTIKHVMSGVNPQGCEVVSFQAPSTNELKHDFLWRTYRRLPERGKIGIFNRSYYEEVLVTKVMPQFILKQRIPGIRSLKDINQNFWEERYRSINEMERHLHQNGTVILKFFLHVSRKEQKKRFMDRILKADKHWKFDMSDIESRDNWDKFQNAYETMINHTSTNYAPWYIIPADHKWFMRTAVSQILVDKLEELDLHYPKVTKLQQENIEKAKQILSTEKK; this is encoded by the coding sequence ATGTTTGATATTAACAATTTGATCGCTCATCCCCATAATCAGATTAAGCTAAGTGATTATTCAACTCAATATGTAGGAACTTTTACAGATAAGTCAGATTCAGGGCCTGTTAGAAAGCAAAACCTGGAAAGGCTAACCCAACTTCAGGATATGCTTTATGCATTTGACAAGCACGCAGTCCTGCTTATTTTTCAGGCAATGGACGCAGCAGGCAAAGATGGTACGATTAAGCATGTGATGTCAGGCGTAAATCCACAGGGCTGTGAAGTAGTTAGTTTCCAGGCACCTTCAACCAATGAGCTTAAGCACGATTTTTTATGGCGTACCTACAGAAGACTCCCGGAAAGAGGAAAAATAGGAATCTTTAATCGCTCTTATTATGAAGAAGTTTTAGTCACTAAGGTGATGCCCCAGTTTATCCTCAAACAGAGAATTCCCGGAATCAGGAGCCTGAAAGATATCAATCAAAATTTTTGGGAAGAACGCTACCGCTCTATCAATGAAATGGAAAGGCATCTTCATCAGAATGGTACAGTTATTCTTAAATTCTTTCTCCATGTATCCAGAAAGGAACAAAAGAAAAGATTCATGGATAGAATCCTTAAAGCTGATAAGCATTGGAAATTTGATATGAGCGATATAGAGTCAAGAGACAATTGGGATAAGTTTCAAAATGCATACGAGACCATGATCAATCATACTTCAACCAATTATGCACCCTGGTATATCATTCCAGCCGACCATAAATGGTTTATGCGCACCGCTGTAAGCCAAATACTGGTGGACAAACTGGAAGAACTGGATTTACATTACCCGAAGGTTACAAAACTACAGCAGGAAAATATTGAAAAGGCAAAGCAGATATTATCTACGGAAAAAAAATAA